A region of Theileria annulata chromosome 2, complete sequence, *** SEQUENCING IN PROGRESS *** DNA encodes the following proteins:
- a CDS encoding UMP-CMP kinase, putative, which yields MPASGKTTISYKLEEIFGFKHISAGECLREEMDDSNSQYSSLIRSYIDKGEIVPGHITLSLMRKKINSFGWGKTVVTIDGFPRNLDNVQCWVREMSDIVEVINLICFVCSEETIKDRLKHRTEEMERSDDKLSVLENRLRVFRDQTDPVVLCFNAASKCLTINADAPREEVWDQVDRYIQSLGYKHVN from the exons ATGCCCGCATCCGGTAAAACGACTATTTCATACAAGCTCGAAGAGATTTTCGGATTCAAGCACATCTCTGCAGGCGAATGCTTGAGGGAGGAAATGGATGATTCCAACTCACAATACTCATCGCTAATTAGATCTTATATTGATAAAG GTGAAATAGTACCTGGTCATATTACACTTTCACTCATGAGAAAGAAGATCAATTCATTTGGTTGGGGAAAGACCGTGGTAACAATTGACGGTTTTCCTCGTAATCTTGACAATGTGCAGTGCTGGGTTAGGGAAATGTCTGATATCGTAGAGGTTATTAACCTCATTTGTTTCGTTTGTTCGGAGGAGACTATAAAGGATCGTCTAAAACATAGGACTGAAGAAATGG AGAGATCAGATGACAAATTGAGTGTTCTAGAGAACAGATTAAGAGTTTTTCGTGATCAAACTGACCCCGTTGTTTTATGTTTCAATGCAGCTTCAAAGTGTTTAACAATAAATGCAGACGCCCCAAGGGAGGAAGTATGGGACCAAGTTGACCGATATATACAATCCCTGGGATACAAACATGTAAATTAG
- a CDS encoding uncharacterized protein (chr2.cand.384 - transmembrane protein;~membrane protein. putative;~2 probable transmembrane helices predicted for TA14580 by TMHMM2.0 at aa 218-240 and 261-283): MKTPTRKELEKNLPKHVFLVLNKCLLLYTSLAKLELELFRIAGVLVENRISNLTIFNADGHLNRFLSLKYKDCSDRRLDFKSLTELCLAKNSYIADDFDESCNTNHTLIYYINKVNNDLFISSHKISGNSGRKGLTLVVIDNTHSHSKLLKLTPKPSFTNPNPNWIREKSKKGKIILEYQVPEESSVTHPEVQKELCTFHGVTVSLPDLLISIRLTLLDLIVFIFNYVYTLLLNKVCSLLKRIFSKVRLRRIKLDKELLKFALVIRLGDLFTGGMSVVHAFGASGVQPWFLSEAEIYEVFGLKTMHIVNCINQFANTVRRCGK; encoded by the coding sequence atgaaaacTCCAACTAGGAAGGAGTTGGAGAAAAACTTGCCGAAACATGTATTTCTAGTTCTCAACAAGTGTCTGTTACTGTATACTTCTCTGGCCAAATTGGAACTGGAGCTGTTCCGAATCGCAGGAGTGTTGGTGGAAAATCGCATTTCAAACTTGACAATTTTCAACGCAGATGGTCACCTTAACCGGTTTTTATCACTCAAATACAAAGATTGCAGTGATAGAAGGTTggattttaaatctttaaCTGAATTGTGCCTGGCCAAAAATTCCTATATTGCTGATGATTTTGATGAATCCTGTAACACTAACCACACacttatatactatataaaCAAGGTTAACAATGACTTGTTTATCTCAAGTCACAAAATTAGCGGTAATTCCGGTCGAAAGGGGTTAACGCTCGTGGTCATTGATAACACACATTCACACTCGAAActcttaaaattaactcCAAAACCTAGTTTTACAAACCCGAACCCAAATTGGATTAGGGAGAAATCAAAGAAAGGTAAAATTATTCTGGAGTATCAAGTTCCTGAAGAGTCCTCTGTTACACACCCGGAGGTACAAAAGGAGTTGTGCACTTTTCATGGTGTTACAGTATCGCTTCCTGATTTATTGATTTCAATACGTTTAACATTACTTGACCTGattgtttttattttcaactaTGTATACACTCTACTTTTAAACAAAGTATGTAGTTTACTAAAGCGTATTTTCTCTAAGGTAAGACTTAGAAGAATTAAACTCGACAAGGAGTTACTGAAATTTGCGCTTGTAATAAGATTGGGTGATTTGTTTACAGGTGGAATGTCAGTTGTCCACGCATTTGGTGCTTCTGGAGTTCAGCCTTGGTTCCTTTCAGAGGCTGAAATTTATGAAGTCTTCGGACTTAAGACCATGCATATTGTTAATTGTATCAACCAATTTGCAAATACGGTTCGAAGATGcggaaaataa
- a CDS encoding GTPase activator, putative (chr2.C.cand.141 - GTPase activator, PF00566 TBC domain): MSGKDVEIIQKCDELTPPNSSRSQNPERLRRGLFPFKRVQTEDDTSWFDIFGFGSRRFLNNNLSYGLTLALPQCDCRRLSANPITFNVEQAIKDNPNFKKLPKQVKGERCSRFNQWWLKCCQSAVLKQQGVYWNLIQLLGAKVVVNSKETSVSELVLGRRITLAIEMDIKRTYPSLRFFTRYGRSMMRRILLAYAFFDTEVGYVQGLNFIVANLLWHSSEEQAFWALISMMYLYDLRCMFLPGLPGVFKRCEILEHCMIKYIPKLHDHLKSVGVHIPMIASDWFMTLCANSIPIKALVLSLPGLLWDCFFSEGWIAIFRFILYRLKQFEDYLVTMSDIADIMKVIKYGNASLTEKWRLMELIPGFGGVNRRRIELINAAYSTNVDNLTNDPNKNSNDCDWLAIVEASLLCNFESNFIEDLELTNSEIMYHDLPVITNQVANKFGNNGVLAGKSSELSDLDEAMKSCVSSENSIYLSEDESYNKLNTTNISSSTNAETVISEDNVPNSPNNVDDAENMKLVEHLSKDSGIPMLSDSIKILYENSLGDIAQDLEKLAISFRSQLDAIGVSKAYHLHLKALQDELPNKLFHT, translated from the exons atgagTGGGAAAGATGTTGAAATAATTCAGAAATGTGATGAATTGACTCCCCCTAATTCTTCAAGAAGTCAGAATCCTGAACGTCTTCGCAGGGGCTTATTTCCCTTTAAAAGGGTCCAAACTGAGGATGATACTTCCTGGTTTGACATTTTTGGCTTTGGTTCCCGCCGATTTCTTAACAATAATTTGAGCTATGGCTTGACCCTTGCTCTTCCGCAGTGCGATTGCCGGCGGCTTTCAGCAAACCCAATCACTTTCAACGTTGAGCAGGCAATTAAAGATAACCCTAACTTCAAAAAGCTTCCGAAGCAAGTAAAAGGCGAGCGTTGTTCTCGATTTAATCAGTGGTGGCTGAAGTGCTGTCAGTCAGCGGTTCTGAAACAACAAGGGGTTTACTGGAATTTGATTCAGCTATTAGGTGCCAAAGTTGTCGTTAATTCTAAGGAAACATCGGTATCTGAGCTGGTGCTAGGAAGGAGGATTACATTGGCAATTGAGATGGATATTAAGCGTACATATCCATCACTAAGATTTTTTACTCGTTACGG CCGAAGTATGATGAGACGTATACTACTGGCCTATGCTTTCTTTGATACGGAAGTGGGATACGTTCAAGGATTGAATTTTATAGTCGCAAATTTGTTATGGCATTCAAGTGAAGAACAAGCCTTTTGGGCACTTATATCAATGATGTATTTATATGATTTAAGATGCATGTTTTTGCCG GGACTGCCAGGAGTATTTAAAAGATGTGAAATACTTGAACATTGtatgataaaatatataccGAAATTACACGATCATCTG AAGTCAGTTGGAGTACACATACCCATGATAGCATCGGACTGGTTCATGACATTATGCGCCAATTCTATACCCATAAAAGCTCTTGTACTGAGTTTACca GGATTGTTGTGGGATTGTTTCTTTTCAGAGGGCTGGATTGCAATTTTCAGATTCATTCTTTACCgtttaaaacaatttgaag ATTATTTGGTAACAATGAGTGATATCGCTGATATTATGAAGGTCATAAAGTACGGAAACGCAAGCTTAACAGAGAAATGGCGCCTAATGGAACTCATCCCAG GATTTGGAGGAGTTAATCGCAGAAGAATAGAACTTATAAATGCTGCATATTCTACCAATGTAGACAATCTGACTAATGATCCGAACAAGAACAGTAATGACTGTGACTGGCTAGCCATTGTTGAGGCCTCTTTACTGTGCAACTTTGAGTCCAATTTCATTGAGGACCTGGAACTGACTAACTCAGAAATCATGTACCACGATTTACCAGTAATTACTAACCAAGTGGcaaataaatttggtaATAATGGAGTTTTGGCTGGTAAATCAAGTGAATTGAGTGATCTGGACGAGGCCATGAAATCGTGTGTATCGTCAGAAAATTCAATTTACCTTAGCGAGGATGAATCTTACAACAAGCTCAACACGACCAATATTTCTAGTTCTACAAATGCTGAAACTGTTATTTCTGAGGATAATGTCCCCAATTCACCAAATAATGTCGATGACGCCGAGAATATGAAGTTGGTAGAGCATTTGAGTAAAGACAGTGGAATTCCCATGTTAAGTGATTCGATTAAGATTTTATATGAAAATTCGTTAGGAGATATCGCACAGGATTTGGAGAAGCTTGCAATTTCTTTCAGATCCCAGTTAGATGCAATTGGCGTTTCTAAGGCTTACCACTTACATCTTAAGGCTTTACAGGATGAATTGCctaacaaattatttcacacctaa
- a CDS encoding Tpr-related protein family member, putative (chr2.cand.387 - hypothetical protein;~1 probable transmembrane helix predicted for TA14605 by TMHMM2.0 at aa 460-482) — translation MFTTGGTRLKVKADDIKNKAVTLSSTATSQSTTEITNTKGTDIQGDTAPQGLQTKATQLQTKASSLYNAADGIVQAARDSGSPLTTLQGPAGDLKNAAKKAPPDTDSLYYHAGQLANHTPGSGDLEPKATKVITAFDKVQGHYEALMKKASDEQKKNPLVTAVKTKFEELKSEYDGMLNFTKLKKKAGELKDTAGNQTGTELTGKLQTPATELATRAQNLSDAAGAVTDNTLKAQATALKDAAKGPEPDTSSLNAKASALQSTPNQYDKAKPVIIAFDTVKQQFDELIKLAIEHGKLSLVQNVESAFKELKTHYDTMMPFTKIKYYSDQISIQAGNLRESGGATEADKIVRYFEFMNQAYYKLTDKEEQTKVKNEFEPLKSVYDQILNVTKMKKYADEVYIKAPQIDIGTATPSEVKTLIDTIEKIYDGADQTAQDNVKSHWEALKGVINGEMKHWKFIWIIPPSIVTQWLNFLIYVILLVVYH, via the coding sequence ATGTTTACTACCGGAGGGACCAGACTCAAAGTTAAGGCCGATGATATAAAGAATAAGGCCGTAACACTTAGCTCAACTGCCACAAGTCAATCTACCACTGAAATCACCAACACAAAGGGGACTGATATCCAAGGCGATACTGCTCCTCAAGGACTCCAGACCAAAGCCACACAACTACAGACGAAGGCCTCATCACTTTACAATGCAGCCGATGGAATAGTTCAGGCTGCTAGGGATTCTGGTAGTCCACTTACTACACTTCAAGGACCAGCCGGTGATCTTAAGAATGCAGCCAAGAAAGCTCCTCCTGATACCGATAGTCTATATTATCATGCAGGACAACTAGCCAATCATACTCCTGGTAGTGGTGATCTTGAACCTAAGGCCACTAAGGTAATAACAGCATTTGACAAAGTCCAAGGCCATTATGAAGCACTAATGAAAAAAGCTAGCGATGAGCAAAAGAAGAATCCTCTGGTCACCGCTGTCAAAACCAAATTTGAAGAACTGAAGTCTGAGTACGATGGGATGCTCAACTTTACCAAACTCAAGAAGAAGGCCGGAGAACTTAAAGACACTGCTGGGAATCAGACTGGCACTGAACTTACTGGTAAACTCCAGACTCCAGCCACAGAACTAGCCACTAGGGCCCAAAACCTTTCCGATGCAGCCGGTGCAGTAACTGATAATACACTTAAAGCTCAAGCCACCGCTCTTAAGGATGCAGCCAAAGGTCCTGAACCTGATACCTCCAGTCTAAATGCTAAGGCATCCGCACTACAAAGTACTCCTAATCAATATGACAAGGCCAAACCGGTCATAATAGCATTCGACACTGTCAAGCAACAGTTTGATGAACTGATCAAACTGGCCATTGAACATGGTAAACTATCACTTGTCCAGAATGTAGAATCAGCCTTTAAAGAACTCAAGACCCACTATGATACAATGATGCCATTCACCAAGATCAAGTATTACTCCGATCAGATATCAATCCAAGCAGGAAATCTACGTGAATCTGGTGGTGCCACTGAGGCCGACAAGATAGTTAGATACTTTGAATTTATGAACCAAGCATACTACAAACTAACTGATAAGGAGGAACAGACTAAGGTTAAGAATGAGTTTGAGCCTCTCAAGTCCGTCTATGACCAGATATTAAACGTCACCAAGATGAAAAAATACGCCGATGAGGTGTACATTAAGGCGCCACAAATCGATATTGGTACTGCTACTCCTTCTGAAGTGAAAACCCTAATCGATACAATTGAAAAAATCTATGATGGTGCTGATCAAACTGCTCAAGATAATGTCAAATCTCATTGGGAGGCTCTCAAAGGTGTCATCAATGGTGAAATGAAACATTGGAAATTCATTTGGATCATTCCTCCTTCCATAGTTACTCAGTGGTTAAATTTCCTCATATATGTAATACTATTAGTTGTATATCACTAG
- a CDS encoding uncharacterized protein (chr2.C.cand.142 - hypothetical protein), with the protein MCTNLRDRFDKEIKEWDRIKLIIKINFRALEILLQKFLLFNTTHQSNNTNEDLTDYIFNSYTNTIEDIDVETGGKGNILEDKNDGINEKINGSAEGSVLINLLTVNKPDVIKIYLQKQSNKMLELKCEIKKLIKSYQDKNLRKIQKIYEESQILYNQSVNTNTKPISTEPTNVMELIKYVESHYKDIKKEINVINEFCVNLNVYPNDEDEIKKNLQFLQNLNIV; encoded by the coding sequence ATGTGCACTAATTTAAGGGATAGATTCgataaagaaattaaagaatgggatagaattaaattgattattaaaattaacttcAGAGCTCtagaaattttattacagAAGTTTCTTCTCTTCAATACTACACATCAGTCcaataatactaatgaGGATTTAACCGACTACATATTTAATTCGTATACCAACACAATAGAGGATATAGATGTAGAAACTGGAGGTAAAGGTAATATACTTGAGGATAAAAATGATGGAATAAATGAGAAAATTAATGGTTCTGCAGAAGGATCCgttttgataaatttattaacgGTAAATAAGCCAGatgttataaaaatataccTACAAAAACAAAGTAATAAGATGTTAGAGTTAAAGTgtgaaataaaaaaattaataaaatcgtatcaagataaaaatttaaggaaaatccaaaaaatatatgaagAATCCCAAATACTATATAATCAATCGGTGAATACTAATACAAAGCCAATTTCAACAGAACCAACTAATGTGATGgagttaataaaatatgttgAATCGCATTATAAAGATATTAAAAAAGAGATAAATGtgataaatgaattttgtgtaaatttaaatgtttatCCAAATGACGAAGATGAAATCaaaaaaaatttacaattcTTACAGAATCTTAATATTGTATGA
- a CDS encoding ubiquitin-activating enzyme E1, putative (chr2.C.cand.143 - ubiquitin-activating enzyme e1) has product MSFEEKIDTNLYSRQIGTFGFDMMGKLQKLNVLIIGMKSTGIEIAKNLALMGVESIKILDNDVVQRRDLGVNYFVRASSVGKESIASACLHNLKDLNRNVDIKVINNVNEELVVGNDVVVCCDQNVEVLKNLNRICRANSLGKRIGFIACDTFGMIGSVFVDFGDNFISFDPTGTELKTGIIESITNDKEGLVTLITDGVIDFQTGDYVRFSEIEGMTELNNKEPVQIKVNSKNSFLIGDLSHYTPHTSGGLVTEVRYPKRIEFRSYEDCVLNPSSTGCLYTIDYSLVNRAEQLHWITMGYKHGSGDPKSTLTNAQMMNSNAKSCGVESVDEELFKSFFSQVNFKVPPLASFIGGIVAHEVIKFTGKYHPINQWLYVDFSLPKEMLSGDFSGRGFDERYFDQVSLWGSDLQNKLQNSKIFIVGAGALGCEFLKNFALLGCGSQQEGLLTITDNDRIEVSNISRQFLFRTRHVGLSKSSVACESALEINPSIKVKPLEIRVGEETEDIFDEHFWSSLNVVVNALDNIQARQYVDGICVWYEKPLVESGTLGTLGNVQVVVPHMTQSYSESQDPPETSIPLCTLKHFPYQVEHTIEWARDVFEGLFTQIPLDIKKIRQNDEVNSSNIDVGVTEIPYERLELISKLLNCTPKNAKEQLLRISSELYNLHFVNNIQQLLNSFPKDHVLSDGQKFWSPPKRPPTPLTFDLSDKIVQLFILSTTKIFASMMNLDLDVVESDILSLRGLRLPEFQPRVLKLSQDKLNVEVQSDTSADSNPLLNEITNSNRTLNAVEFEKDDESNYHIEFIWSASVLRCRNYAIKECNKMKAKLISGKIIPAIATTTAMIGGLVTIEFLKALCYRSLKISHFRNAFACLATPIWLQSEPLPPIPTKDKDYDPVTCGPVRALPPNFTVWNKLIVLIPNGTVKQLIDWIRSKFNIEVIILSAGNLCIYNSFLPQHRNERLNAVITELVERLGKKKIGVRCSHLVIDASCTDSDDVDVVIPTIKFQFR; this is encoded by the exons ATGTCGTTCGAAGAGAAGATTGATACAAATCTATATTCCAGACAAATCGGAACCTTTGGATTTGATATGATGGGTAAATTGCAAAAACTTAATGTGCTCATTATTGGAATGAAGTCTACAGGAATCGAAATAG CCAAGAACCTGGCATTGATGGGAGTAGAATCAATAAAGATTTTGGATAATGATGTAGTACAGAGAAGAGATTTGGGAGTAAACTACTTTGTAAGAGCAAGCAGCGTAGGAAAAGAGTCTATCGCTTCAGCCTGCTTACATAATCTTAAGGATTTAAATAGAAATGTTGATATAAAAGTTATCAACAATGTTAACGAG GAGTTGGTGGTGGGAAATGACGTAGTAGTGTGTTGTGATCAGAATGTTGAAGTTTTGAAGAACTTAAATAGAATTTGCAGAGCTAACTCACTAGGAAAACGAATAGGGTTTATAGCGTGTGATACGTTCGGTATGATCGGGTCTGTTTTCGTTGATTTCGGCGACAATTTCATTTCTTTTGATCCTACAGGAACTGAGCTCAAAACGGGAATCATAGAATCAATAACCAAC GATAAAGAAGGATTGGTTACTCTGATCACCGACGGAGTGATAGATTTTCAAACAGGAGATTATGTTCGATTCTCAGAGATTGAAGGCATGACTGAACTTAACAATAAAGAACCAGTCCAAATCAAAgttaattctaaaaattcTTTTCTCATTGGAGATTTATCACATTATACGCCTCATACCAG TGGAGGTCTGGTGACGGAAGTTAGATACCCAAAGAGGATTGAGTTCCGCAGCTACGAAGATTGTGTACTTAACCCTTCTAGCACCGGCTGTCTCTATACAATAGACTATAGCCTAGTGAATAGAGCAGAACAACTACACTGGATTACAATGGGATATAAACACGGCTCCGGTGACCCCAAATCCACACTAACTAACGCCCAGATGATGAATTCTAACGCGAAGTCATGCGGAGTTGAGTCAGTTGACGAGGAGCTGTTCAAGAGCTTTTTCTCACAAGTTAACTTTAAAGTACCACCACTGGCGTCATTTATAGGTGGAATAGTAGCCCATGAG GTTATAAAATTCACGGGTAAATACCACCCTATTAACCAGTGGCTCTACGTGGATTTCTCGTTACCGAAGGAGATGCTTTCCGGTGACTTTTCAGGCAGAGGGTTTGACGAACGCTACTTCGACCAAGTTTCACTTTGGGGCTCAGATCTGCAGAACAAACTACAAAATTCTAAGATTTTCATT GTGGGAGCTGGAGCTTTGGGTTGCGAATTTTTGAAAAACTTCGCACTTCTGGGTTGCGGATCACAGCAAGAAGGGCTGCTAACAATCACTGATAATGACCGAATTGAAGTTTCAAATATTTCACGCCAGTTTCTTTTCCGCACA AGACATGTTGGATTATCGAAATCGTCAGTGGCATGTGAATCAGCACTGGAAATTAACCCATCGATTAAAGTAAAGCCACTTGAAATTAGAGTAGGGGAAGAAACAGAAGATATCTTTGATGAGCATTTCTGGTCATCACTAAATGTTGTAGTTAATGCTCTGGATAATATACAG GCAAGACAGTACGTTGATGGTATATGTGTTTGGTACGAAAAGCCGTTAGTAGAGTCTGGAACACTAGGAACACTGGGGAATGTACAAGTCGTAGTACCACACATGACACAGAGCTACAGTGAAAGTCAAGACCCACCGGAAACCTCAATTCCACTCTGTACACTGAAACATTTCCCATACCAAGTTGAACACACAATCGAGTGGGCGAGAGATGTGTTCGAAGGTCTTTTCACGCAAATTCCACTGGATATTAAAAAGATAAGACAAAATGATGAAG TGAATAGTAGTAATATTGATGTAGGAGTTACAGAAATCCCCTACGAAAGATTAGAATTGATATCGAAACTTTTGAACTGCACGCCTAAGAATGCAAAGGAGCAGCTGTTGAGGATCTCCTCGGAGCTGTACAACCTTCATTTTGTAAACAATATCCAGCAACTTTTAAACTCTTTCCCAAAAGATCATGTACTGTCAGACGGACAAAAGTTTTGGAGTCCACCCAAAAGGCCACCAACACCGCTCACATTTGACCTCAGCGATAAAATCGTCCAGTTGTTTATACTCTCAACAACCAAGATTTTTGCGTCAATGATG AATTTGGATCTTGATGTGGTAGAATCAGATATTCTTTCACTAAGAGGACTTAGACTTCCGGAATTCCAACCAAGAGTCCTCAAATTATCGCAAGACAAACTTAACGTAGAAGTACAATCTGATACATCCGCAGATAGTAACccattattaaatgaaattacGAACTCAAACAGAACATTAAACGCAGTGGAATTTGAAAAGGATGATGAGAGCAACTACCACATTGAGTTCATCTGGTCAGCATCAGTGCTCAGGTGCCGCAACTACGCAATAAAAGAGTGCAATAAAATGAAAGCAAAATTAATAAGTGGGAAAATCATACCAGCAATAGCAACCACCACCGCAATGATTGGAGGGCTGGTGACCATAGAGTTCCTTAAGGCACTCTGCTACCGAAGCCTTAAGATCAGTCACTTTAGGAACGCATTTGCCTGTTTGGCAACACCAATTTGGCTTCAATCGGAACCTCTACCACCAATTCCAACCAAAGATAAAGATTACGACCCTGTAACTTGTGGTCCAGTTCGTGCTCTTCCTCCCAATTTCACGGTCTGGAATAAGTTGATAGTGCTGATTCCCAACGGGACTGTGAAACAACTAATTGATTGGATCAGGAGCAAGTTCAATATTGAAGTCATAATACTATCCGCAGGGaatttatgtatatataattcatttctACCTCAACACAGAAACGAAAGGCTTAATGCAGTTATTACTGAG TTAGTGGAAAGGCTAGGGAAGAAGAAAATCGGAGTCAGATGCTCACACCTCGTAATTGATGCCAGCTGCACTGACTCAGACGACGTCGATGTCGTCATCCCAACCATTAAATTCCAGTTCAGATAA
- a CDS encoding Tax1-binding protein TRX-like protein, putative: protein MPDTHEFIPETALSKIGEGSLEARKRGLVAIDSSVRKFIQSLNSNSITPEERDSMLNNTVKTFLEFVKYKFLDQPDPNLRIGGLMAMACTALSLEKYLLDFCEKFIKLVILSFYDQDNKVRYYSCEALYNIVKKCKVESISCISEIFDGICKLTCDIDEDVKYASQILNRLLCDTILEFEDVPLDLITDILANRILVLNPQIRQLIVIIQHFILLKENNFIIEIDMLEYLPKVFLGIANMLTDNNNKILYRDVRSSAEMCLNDFLIKFKKKYSKSNMIKEDFFKIILLNCKRSEHVIKLLNIVWIREICAIQPQIIHFKGFFLLMDFIISQLSDPSEELNKIATEANHLLYRNVSEVKSISYIEKILKVLVDKLVDTQNEQVILSILDWFSLILQICPEKMDPMSETLSKSVIQCFKHPQSQMIMESTLRTTFLLISLGDSHLELLAGDLLNLFKTEKKLLEDSGREIVLNLCKQLGFERFYTIITNSMKLSTEAQEFRTELLTPEKSNLSEQLLEIWSHNLSSALSFSLFIEKYDLAQDLLQKISGMNLKLDLLVKLDQIVQLMDTHIYSRLRLHLLKPDVYPSLLNTLLGNSD, encoded by the exons ATGCCAGATACACATGAATTTATACCAGAAACCGCCCTTAGTAAAATTGGCGAGGGCAGTTTGGAAGCCCGGAAAAGAGGCCTTGTGGCAATTGACTCTTCAGTAAGGAAGTTCATACAATCACTCAACAGTAACTCAATAACTCCTGAAGAAAGAGATTCCATGCTTAATAACACTGTAAAAACATTTCTTGAGTTTGTTAAGTATAAATTCCTGGACCAGCCGGATCCAAATTTACGTATTGGAGGTTTGATGGCCATGGCCTGTACAGCTCTCTCACTTGAA aaatatttattgGACTTTTGTGAGAAGTTCATAAAGCTGGTGATTCTATCCTTCTATGACCAAGATAACAAAGTGAGATATTATTCTTGCGAG GCCCTGTATAACATTGTGAAGAAGTGTAAAGTGGAATCGATTTCGTGTATTTCTGAAATTTTTGATGGAATCTGCAAG TTGACGTGCGATATTGACGAAGATGTGAAATATGCATCACAAATATTGAACAGACTACTGTGTGATACAATCCTGGAGTTTGAAGACGTGCCGCTGGACCTGATCACAGATATCTTGGCTAACCGAATTCTTGTCCTAAACCCACAAATAAGACAACTTATCGTAATAATTCAACATTTTA TACTGttaaaagaaaataattttataatagaAATTGATATGCTTGAGTATTTGCCAAAGGTGTTTCTAGGGATCGCAAACATGTTAACTGACAATAACAA TAAAATATTGTATAGAGATGTAAGAAGCTCTGCAGAAATGTGTTTGAACGACTTTTTGATAAAGTTCAAGAAGAAATACTCGAAAAGTAACATGATAAAGGAGGacttttttaaaataatactGCTGAACTGTAAGAGGAGTGAGCATGTGATAAAGCTGTTGAACATCGTGTGGATCAGGGAAATATGCGCAATACAGCCCCAAATCATACACTTCAAGGGGTTCTTCCTGCTAATGGACTTCATAATCTCACAACTGTCAGACCCCAGTGAAGAACTTAACAAAATCGCAACTGAAGCCAACCATTTACTGTATCGTAACGTCTCTGAGGTTAAGTCAATCTCATACATTGAAAAGATCCTCAAAGTTCTAGTTGATAAATTAGTCGACACACAAAATGAACAAGTCATCCTGTCAATTCTAGATTGGTTCAGTCTAATATTACAGATTTG TCCTGAGAAGATGGATCCAATGTCTGAAACCTTATCAAAATCAGTGATACAGTGTTTTAAACACCCTCAATCACAg ATGATCATGGAGTCGACCCTGAGGACAACCTTCCTGCTTATCTCACTGGGAGATAGTCACCTAGAGCTGTTAGCTGGAGATTTGTTGAACCTATTCAAAACTGAGAAAAAACTCTTG GAAGATAGTGGGAGAGAAATAGTGTTAAATCTATGTAAACAACTGGGATTTGAACGGTTTTACACAATTATTACCAACTCTATGAAACTGTCAACG GAAGCACAAGAATTCAGAACTGAATTGTTAACACCAGAAAAAAGTAACCTTTCAGAGCAGCTTTTGGAAATTTG GAGCCATAATTTATCATCAGctttatcattttcattatttatagaaAAATATGATCTGGCTCAAGATTTATTACAGAAAAT AAGTGGAATGAATTTGAAGTTGGACTTGTTGGTAAAGTTGGACCAGATAGTTCAGCTTATGGACACTCACATATATTCAAGACTAAGATTACATTTGTTAAAGCCAGACGTATATCCAAGCCTGCTAAACACACTCCTGGGTAATTCAGATTAA